The Sphingopyxis fribergensis DNA segment GCCCACCGGACCGCCGGCGATATAGGCACCGTTGCGATAGAGCCCGACGCTCGGGTCGCCATTGGTGGCACGCGCGGTCGACGAAGCGCGGATCGAGATCTCCGACGTGACGGACGAGTTCAGATTGTTGAAGCGAACGCTTGGCTGATCGGCGAGGAGTTCGCCGCTGCCCGTGGCGCCGCCGCGATCGGTGAACGACGTGATATCGATGACCGACGCCGCGGTCGGCACATCGGCCAGCCGCTCTTCGCGGCGGCGCGCCGTCACGACTATGGCGCCGTCATCATCCGCTTCAGCCGCGTCCGGAAGAGCTTCGGACGGTGCGTCTTGAGCGAAAGCAGGCGGAGCGACGGCTACCCAAATCGCGGCCGTGCAGAAAAGAAGGTTCGCTCTGCGTCCCATGGTCACTCTCCCCATCTTGTTATCGCAATTATTATCGATAATTTTGTGCAAAACCGTCGGCAAGTCAAGCCGGAAAGCGCAATGTCTTTGCAGGTGGTTCGCTGGTCTAAGAGACGACGGCGCTCAGCAGGTCGCGGACGCCCCGCGCCGTAGCGGCAAGGGGGTCAGGTGTGACCGTCGATAAATCGTCGGTCACAGCGTGGTGATGACGGTGTGCGCCAAAGATGCCGGCATGACGCACGTAGCCGGCCTTTATCACTTCCGAGAGTTCGCCCGCTGTGCCTTCCGCCGAAGGATAGGCCATTTCCAACCCCGGCTGGCCTTTGAATATCTCGCGCGCACACGTCACGAATTCGGGCGATGTCATGAGAAAACGATAGGGATCGGCGCTTGGCAGCGGCAGCAAGCGCCCCGGCATTTCCTGATAGTCACGTGCTGCCGCATTGGCGCCGAGATGAAACCAGAAAGCGGTCTCGCCGGGGGCTGGACCCACCTTGTCGGCGATATGGCTCGCACCGAGATTCTCATATTCATGCCCGCTGTTGCACAGGAAGAGCAGGCTGTGTTGCGGAAACGCTCGGGGCATCCAGTCGGCAAGCGCGAGCCACATCGCGATACCCGGCCCCCGCTCGCCGGCGCAATCGGTCCAGCCTGAACGCGGCGTAGAGACGACGAGCCAAGGGCGACCGGAGCGAACGCGTCGCCCGATTATATTCTGCGCTGCCCGAATCCCACCGCGCCCGCGAAGCGCTAATTTCGCCGCGGCACCGTGGCGCGCGGCTTCAATCACCGGGGCGGCGAGTCGCGGCGCGAGCAAGGCAAGTGGCTTGTCCGATACAGGATGACCGGCCGGGACATTGAGGAGCAAGGCCTCGCCCGTCGGCCCAGTCGTAATGAGAATGACCCCGTTCGCACCGCGCGCAAGCGCATCGGCGAGCGGCTCGCGCACTGCACGATCTACGAGGCTCGACCAGCGGCGGAAAGGCAGGCGCACGACGGCGATCGCGCCGTCGAGGCGTTCAGGGATTTCTGCGAGGCGCAGCGGCGCAGCGAGACCGGCCTCGCCGGTTTCGACGGCGAGCGGCTGTGCGACGAGCGGTATCGTGTGGTCGCCGAGCGTAAGTTCGCAATGCGACGCCTCGAACCAAGGCACGTCAAACGTCTGGCGATCCACTTCGAATCCGGCACTGAACAGCCGCTTCGCTGTCCAGTCGGCGGTCCAGCGATCGCCCGCGCCGCCCGACTGCTTGTTGCCGGCCTCGGCATAGCTTTGGACGTCGGCGAAGAGGCGTTCGGGGCCGAACATGGTCAAATCCAGGGATACAGCGGCAGCGGAGTCAACCTGCAATGCGATCGGCGCCGCGAGGCCCGCCTTAAGCAAGGTGCGGCGGTCGGTCAGGAGACGGCTCATGTCACTTTTGCGCGGCGGCGGCTGGGCTTAGGCTTTGCGTGGCGGGCCTTATATTCCTCGAGTGCGCGCCCAAAACTATTCTGAGTAACCCCGATCAGATCGCGCGCCACCGCATCGGCGGCATCGCCATCGCGCGCGACGATATGGCGGCAAAGCGCGTCGTAGAGGATGGCCGATCGCTTCGCCGCCTCGTTGCCATGCGTCTCGATATAGCTGTCAGTATAGACATTGTGCTGCCAGCGCGCGAGCAGCGCGACCCGATCGAGGAGCTCGAGCGCGAGCGGCGCATTGCTGCGTTTGGCGATAAAGCGACCGATGCGGTTCGAGACCTTGATATGCTCGAACGTATTGTCGGTGCGCTGGGTGACATCCTTATATTCGACAAGCCGGTGCATCAGTTCGCGCCCGTCGCGGTCGGTCATTTCGGCGGCCGCAAGGCGACAAACGACGCCGAACAGCGATTTCCACAGTTCATAGACCTCGTTCGCAGCATGCTCGTCGATGTCGATCACATAGGTGCCGCGCCACGGCACGACCTTGACAAGCCCGATCCGCGCGAGATGCCGGAACGCCTCGCGCACCGGCGCATGGCTCACTCCGAAGCGCGCGGCGATTTCGCGCTCGCGCAGCCACGATCCGGGCGGAATCCGCCATTCGACGATGTCGTCGGTCAAAAGGCGCGCGATCACGCGGTCCTGCGTCGGCGCGCTGTCGTCGTCGGTCTTCGTCGCGGCCATGTCTCTCCGTTCGGCTTTCCCTGCTCGCGGCGCCATCCTAATCGGGCAGCGCACACGAGCAATCGATGATTGCGAATGAATTTATTATCGATAATATGGAGAATGACAAGCATCGGAAAATCGGAGTCGGATCTTGAAGCGCACCATCCTCTTTTTCGCAGCCGCGGTTGCGGCACAGCCAGCCGCGGCAGGCGAACCCGCCCCTCTTCCCGGCTGTGCCGAAGCGATCGCCTATTCTGAGGCTAATTCCGGCGTTGCGCTGCTGATACTTGAAGATGGCAAAGTGCGCTGCCGATCGGCAGACATCGCGACGCCGCAGGAACTCTGGTCGGGCACCAAGAGCCTTGTCGGGCTGATGGCGGCGGCGGGCGCACAGGATGGACTTCTAACCCTCGACGAGCGGGCATCGGAGACACTCGCTGAATGGAGGGGCGACCCCAAAAAGGAACAGATCACGCTTCGGCAATTGCTGTCGATGACGGGCGGCCAGGCATCGACCGTCGGCAGGGCCCAAGGGTATCTGGACTCGGTGAAGGCACCGCTCACGGCGGCGCCGGGCAGCAAATTCCAATATGGTCCCGCCCCGATGCAAATCTTTGGAGAGATCATGCGGCGCAAGCTCGTTGCCAAGGGCCAAGACGGCAACGCTCGCCATTATGTGGAGCGGCGCATTCTCACTCCGCTTGGGGTTACCATAGGCAGTTGGCGCAGCGGCCCCGATGGCGCACCGCTCATGCCGCAGGGCCTCGTGCTGGCAGCGTCCGAGTGGGCGAAGATCGGCGAGTTCGTCCGCGGCGGTGGGAAGCTCGACGGCAAGCCGCTTGTCGATGAACTGGCGTTCGCCGAGCTGTTCAAGGGTAGCCAGGCCAATCCGGCCTACGGTCTCACCTGGTGGTTGCCCCGTAGCACGCCGGCTGTCGATATTGTTACCCGGTCCACCGATATCACCAGTCATGCCAACGAACTCCCGGCGGATATGGTCGTCGCCGCCGGCGCGGGCGATCAACGCCTCTATATCATTCCGTCGCTTCGGCTTACAATCGTTAGGCAGGCGAAACTCGATCTGGCGGCTTTGGCGGCGGGGGAAAAAGGCGATTGGTCCGATTGGCGGTTCCTGTCACTGTTGCTGAAAGCGGCGAGTGACTAATTTGAAACGCGGCCGAAAACATGTCGGGGCCGATCGAACCTAGGCCGTGCCGCTGCAATATGATCATTGAGAATTGCTGGCCGAATGGAAACGCGGCACGTGGAGTTTGCCGCTGGACCAAAATGATGACGGTTATTGACAGCCCGCGCGGCAATCATACCCGAGGGGCGGAACCTTGCACGCGACGCCGCAGTGGGGCGAAGAAGGATGCAGCATGTTACGGGGATTGATGCAGGACGCGCCGCTGCTGATCAGCGGAATATTGGAATATGCCGCGCGCGCGCACGGCGAGAGGGAGATCGTCTCGAAGGCTGTCGATGAGCCGGTTTGGCGGTATGACTGGCACCGCTGCGATCAGCGTGCGCGTCAGGCTGCGCAGGCCCTTGGTGTCCTCGGGATTGCAACGGGCGACCGCGTCTCGTCGCTCGCCTGGAACACGCACCGCCACCTCGAACTCTTCTATGCGGCGCCGGGCATGGGCGCTGTATTGCACACTGCCAACCCGCGTCTCAGCGACGAGCAAATCGCCTTTACTATCGCTCATGCAGGCAGCCGCATTCTCTTCTTCGAGCCCAATCTAGCCGAGCTCGTCGCACGGCTGCGCCCTCTCCTTCCAGGTATCGAGCGTTATGTCCTTCTCGCGGATCGCGGAGCGACCGCGCCAGATGTTGCTGACGCGTTGAACTATGAAGCGTTGCTGGCACGCCAGGACGGGGCCCTCACCTGGCCGAGCTTCGATGAAAAGGCAGCCGCATTTCTTTGCTACACTTCGGGGACGACGGGCGACCCCAAGGGCGTCCTATACAGCCACCGATCAATCGTTCTCCACGGGATGGCGGCCGGTCTGAGCAGTGCCTTCGGGTTCAGCGCTTTTGATGTCATCATGCCCTGCTCGTCCATGTATCATGCGACGGCATGGGGACTTCCGTTCACGGCAGCGATTAACGGCTGCAAGCTAGTGCTTCCTTGCGACAGGATGGACGGTGCCAGTCTCGCCGATCTGATCAACGAAGAGGGCGTCACCTTTTCGGGCGGTGTGCCCACGATCTGGACCATGTACCTCGCTCATCTCGACACCACGGGGACGGGGGTCGGCAATCTCAAGCGCCTCGTGATTGGCGGCTCGGCCGTCCCGCGGGCGATGGCCGAGACATTCCGCGCCAAATATGGTGTCACTGTGCTCCAGCTCTGGGGCATGACCGAAACCAATCCTCTCGGCGTGATTTCGACGCCCTCCCCGCTCCTGATGGCCGAAGGCGAGGATTTCGCGAACGATCTCCTGCTGACGAAGCAGGGTCGCATGCAATTTGGCATCGAACTGCGCATTATCGACGGCGATGGCACGCCGCTCCCCTGGGACGGTGAGCAGGCGGGTGCGCTCCAGGTCCGCGGACCGTGGGTCGTCGATCGCTATTTCCCCGATTTTGAGGGCGCCGGGAGCGATGGCTGGTTCGACACCGGGGACATAGGTACGATCGATCGCTTCGGCTTTCTCCGGCTGACCGACCGCGCGAAAGACGTGATCAAGTCCGGGGGCGAATGGATCAGCTCGATTGATATCGAGAATGCGGCGGTTGGGTACCCCGGCGTCCGGGTCGCCGCGGTCGTTGGCGTATATCATCCAAAATGGGAAGAGCGACCCCTTCTCGTGATTGAAACGCATGAAGGTCAAGCCGTCACAGCCGACGCAATTCGCGCGCATCTGGAGACGAAGGTTGTTCGTTGGTGGCTGCCGGACGACATCCTGTTCGCGACAGTACCGCTCACTGCAACGGGAAAGATCGACAAAAAGGCCTTACGCGAAGCGTATCGTAACCAACTCGCCTAGATGAGATCACACTGCGTCCATTCCCTGCGAACGGCAGCGATCCTTTCAGGCAGGCAAAGTTCAGCGGGCCTCGTGGGTCTTGCATAAGCCCGGGCAATCTCGCGGGGGCGGGCTATACAATGCAAAGCGTTCTACGCTTGCAGCGCGGACAAGGTATGGCCAAGATGAGGCATGACGTCGACCCAAAAAACCAAAGAACAAGCTTCCGGACGAACAGGGAGGCCTACTCGACAAGCCTCGCAAGCACTTTCGAGGAAAATTCTCCGTGTCGCCCGCGATGTCTTCTTTGCCGACGGATTCGGTCGTTCAACGGCGGAACGGATTGCTGCAAAAGCAGGCATCTCCAAGCGCACTTTGTACGCCCGTTACGGGAGCAAAAAGCTGCTTTTCGAGGCGGTAATACTCAGGGAAATCGAGGATCGGCTCTCCTTCCTCGAACAGCACGTTCCCGAACATGGCGACGTTCGGCCCGAGCTTGAAGAGCTGTCCGATGAACTGCTATCCTGGATGCTTACCGACATTCATGTCGCGTTGGAACGCGTTGTAATGGCTGAGGCTGCACGTTTTCCCGCTTTAGCGCGAAACCTTTACGAATTCGGCGTAGGACGCACGACGAGATTGGTGGCAGAGGTTTTGCGCAAAGCCGAGGAGAGGGGAGAAATCAGGGTGTCAGACGCGAATTTTGCTGCGGAGCAGTTTATATCCAGCGTCATTTTGTCACCTTTTCGTCGGGCCGCTCTTGGAGTGGGAGTGACCAGTCACAATGAAACCTCTTCAGCCCGAATGAGGCAAGCTGTGGATCTATTTGTGTACGGCTGCCGCCCCTCCCAGAAGGGGAGCCATCCATAACATTCCCGCTTCATCTCGGGCTGGGCAGTTGTCACGACTAGGTGTTTAGTCCCAGCATGTGATGGTGTAAGCTTGTCATCGTCACAGCGGGAGGGATTATGGGCCAGCTTCTACACGGCAGCGCCAAGACCACGCACGCCGTTCGAGCGGAGCTACAGCGATCGCAAGCTCCGGTCGCGCAGCTCGCGAAGCGGTACGGGATCAACGAAAAGACGGTGATCAAGTGGCGCAGCCGGCCGTCGGTCGAGGACATGCCGGTGGGGCCGAAGGAACGGCGCAGCACCGTGCTGTCGCCGATGGAAGAAGCCGCGATCGTGGCGCTCAGGGTGCAGGCCCGGCTGCCGCTCGATGACGTCTTCATCGCGTTGAAGGACGTGATCCCGAACCTGACGCGCTCGTCGCTTCACCGCTGCCTGCAGCGGCACGGGATCAGCCGATTGCCGAAGGCGGATCGCGAGAAGCCGAAGAAGTTCAAGAAGTACGAGATCGGCTATTTCCACATCGATATCGCCGAACTGCGCTACGAAGGCGGCAAAGGATTCCTCTATGTCGCGGTGGACCGCACCTCGAAGCTGGTGTTCGCCCGCATCTATCGACGGGCGACCAAGCTCGCCGCGGCAGCCTTCCTGCGCGTGCTGATCAAGACGGTTCCCTAC contains these protein-coding regions:
- a CDS encoding GntR family transcriptional regulator; the protein is MAATKTDDDSAPTQDRVIARLLTDDIVEWRIPPGSWLREREIAARFGVSHAPVREAFRHLARIGLVKVVPWRGTYVIDIDEHAANEVYELWKSLFGVVCRLAAAEMTDRDGRELMHRLVEYKDVTQRTDNTFEHIKVSNRIGRFIAKRSNAPLALELLDRVALLARWQHNVYTDSYIETHGNEAAKRSAILYDALCRHIVARDGDAADAVARDLIGVTQNSFGRALEEYKARHAKPKPSRRRAKVT
- a CDS encoding serine hydrolase domain-containing protein → MKRTILFFAAAVAAQPAAAGEPAPLPGCAEAIAYSEANSGVALLILEDGKVRCRSADIATPQELWSGTKSLVGLMAAAGAQDGLLTLDERASETLAEWRGDPKKEQITLRQLLSMTGGQASTVGRAQGYLDSVKAPLTAAPGSKFQYGPAPMQIFGEIMRRKLVAKGQDGNARHYVERRILTPLGVTIGSWRSGPDGAPLMPQGLVLAASEWAKIGEFVRGGGKLDGKPLVDELAFAELFKGSQANPAYGLTWWLPRSTPAVDIVTRSTDITSHANELPADMVVAAGAGDQRLYIIPSLRLTIVRQAKLDLAALAAGEKGDWSDWRFLSLLLKAASD
- a CDS encoding TetR/AcrR family transcriptional regulator, producing MTSTQKTKEQASGRTGRPTRQASQALSRKILRVARDVFFADGFGRSTAERIAAKAGISKRTLYARYGSKKLLFEAVILREIEDRLSFLEQHVPEHGDVRPELEELSDELLSWMLTDIHVALERVVMAEAARFPALARNLYEFGVGRTTRLVAEVLRKAEERGEIRVSDANFAAEQFISSVILSPFRRAALGVGVTSHNETSSARMRQAVDLFVYGCRPSQKGSHP
- a CDS encoding long-chain fatty acid--CoA ligase — its product is MLRGLMQDAPLLISGILEYAARAHGEREIVSKAVDEPVWRYDWHRCDQRARQAAQALGVLGIATGDRVSSLAWNTHRHLELFYAAPGMGAVLHTANPRLSDEQIAFTIAHAGSRILFFEPNLAELVARLRPLLPGIERYVLLADRGATAPDVADALNYEALLARQDGALTWPSFDEKAAAFLCYTSGTTGDPKGVLYSHRSIVLHGMAAGLSSAFGFSAFDVIMPCSSMYHATAWGLPFTAAINGCKLVLPCDRMDGASLADLINEEGVTFSGGVPTIWTMYLAHLDTTGTGVGNLKRLVIGGSAVPRAMAETFRAKYGVTVLQLWGMTETNPLGVISTPSPLLMAEGEDFANDLLLTKQGRMQFGIELRIIDGDGTPLPWDGEQAGALQVRGPWVVDRYFPDFEGAGSDGWFDTGDIGTIDRFGFLRLTDRAKDVIKSGGEWISSIDIENAAVGYPGVRVAAVVGVYHPKWEERPLLVIETHEGQAVTADAIRAHLETKVVRWWLPDDILFATVPLTATGKIDKKALREAYRNQLA